CGTGCTGGGCGGCTATCACGTCTGGGCTTTTCCGGAGGAAGCGGCGCATCACGCCGACGCGATCGCGGTCGGCGAGGCCGAGGATATCTGGCCGCAGATCGCCGACGACTATCTGGCCGGCCGGTTGCGCGACCGCTATATCGCGCCGGGGCCGGCCGAACTGGCCGGGCGGCCCGCGCCGCGTTACGACCTGGTGAACATCAAGGATTACAAGGTCGAGGTCTATCCGGTGGAATCCAGCCGCGGCTGCCCGTTCCATTGCGATTATTGCGCCGTCACCGCGTTTCACGGCGGACGGCACCGGTTGCGGCCGCTCGCGGAGGTGCTGCGCAACATCCAGGCGACCGGCAGCCGTTACATCGCCTTTACCGACGACAACATCGTGGCGGACAAGGACTATGCGCGCGAGCTGTTCAAGGCCCTGATCCCGCTGAAAATCCGCTGGATGGCGCAAAGCACCATGCTGCTGGCCGACGACACCGATTTGATCCGGCTGGCGGCGGAAAGCGGCCTGCGCTTCGCGTGGATCGGCGTCGAATCGATCAGCCCGCGCGCGCTCAGCGAGGTACACCGCAAAATCAATCAGGTGCAGGAGTTCGAACGCCGAATCGCCGAGTTCAACGCCAACGGCATCCTGGTCGGCGCGAACATCATCTTCGGCTTCGATCAGGACACGAAGGAAACGTTCCGCGAAACCTACGACTTTCTCATTCGCAACAAGGTCTTTCCGTTCCTCTACATCCTCACGCCGGTGCCGGGCACGAAGGTCTACCAGCGCATGAAGGAGGACGGCCGCCTGCTGACCACCGACTGGTCGCGCTATACCGGTTACGAGACGGTTTATCGGCCGGTCAATTTCACGCCGGAGGAATTGGATGACTTGTATTTCAGCACGCTCGCCGACCTGTTCACCTTCAAGAACAACGTGCACCGCAGCGCGGCGAAAGTCCGCTTGCGCAACCTGAAAGAGGATTTTTTCATTCAGTTGGGCGCGTTCGTGGTCGGCAGCCAGGTCGGCTACGCCGCTCGCCATCGCATCCCGGACTACTGGTAGAGCGCGGCATTAAAAATAGGGCAGAATCCCGCGCTGCAGGTTGTAGCGCACGGCCAGGCTGTTGATCGCCACCGCCACTTGGGTCATGAACGAACCCCACGGACGTTTGATTGACAAGCCGTGATAGAAGCGCCGGGCGATGAACGGCAGGTCGTAGCACTTCCGGTAGAAATCCATGAACTGGCGGTCGAGTTCCGGGGGTGTGAAGCCCTTCGGCCGAAAGACGGTCTGGTAGGACGTGTAGCGCCAATAATCCTTGTGGAGCAGGCGGCCGTCCTTTTCCATGCGGTCGTACAGCCGCGTGCCGGGATACGGCGTGAGAATGTACGGGTTGACCATGAAGCAATTGCGCCGCACGAAATCGAAGGTCCGCGTAAAGGTCTCCGGCGTGTCGTTGTCGAAGCCGAACATCAGGTTCGTGCAGACCGTGATGCCGTATTTTTTGAAGAGCTTCGTCTTGGCGACGTACTCGTCCACCTGATTGACATTCTTCTTGCCGACCGCTTCCAGGTTTTGCTTGTCCAGCGTCTCGATGCCGATCACGGCATAGCGATAGCCGCTGCGCGCCGCAAGAGCCAGCACCCGCTCGTCGTCGGCCAGGCGGATCGACACTTGGCTCATCCAGAAGATTTTCAACGGGATCAGGGCGGAGTACAGCTCCGCGGAGTATTCCAGCTTACCGGCGATGTTGTCGTCGACGAAGCCGATGAACCGGCTGCCGGACGCCCGGATGTCGCGCGCGACCTCATCGACCGGTCGGAAGCGGTACTTGTGGCCGTAAAACGTGGTGACCGAGCAGTAGTCGCAATTGTAAGGACAACCGCGCGTGCTCTCGGCCGGAAAGACGTTGTTGAGGTATTTTTTCTGATCGATCAGATCGTAGCGCGGCACCGGCTGGTTTTTCATGTCGCAC
This region of Myxococcales bacterium genomic DNA includes:
- a CDS encoding B12-binding domain-containing radical SAM protein, with amino-acid sequence MKKKMLLVLPSHYQRDGSLITVKKASLNLNLSLPTLAGLTPADRFEMRILNDYVHPVDPDTEADLVAITTLTTTAQRAYDLADQFRARGKTVVLGGYHVWAFPEEAAHHADAIAVGEAEDIWPQIADDYLAGRLRDRYIAPGPAELAGRPAPRYDLVNIKDYKVEVYPVESSRGCPFHCDYCAVTAFHGGRHRLRPLAEVLRNIQATGSRYIAFTDDNIVADKDYARELFKALIPLKIRWMAQSTMLLADDTDLIRLAAESGLRFAWIGVESISPRALSEVHRKINQVQEFERRIAEFNANGILVGANIIFGFDQDTKETFRETYDFLIRNKVFPFLYILTPVPGTKVYQRMKEDGRLLTTDWSRYTGYETVYRPVNFTPEELDDLYFSTLADLFTFKNNVHRSAAKVRLRNLKEDFFIQLGAFVVGSQVGYAARHRIPDYW
- a CDS encoding B12-binding domain-containing radical SAM protein — translated: MKLLLVSAAQLQDDGTPLRRKKAFLIPLSVYLLAGMTPRDWQIEIANEYTDEIDYQGDYDLVGITLTTLHSQRGYEIARRFRENGKKVVLGGFHPTLFTEETRRHADSVVVGEAELVWERLLDDARHGRLQPVYQADRLCDMKNQPVPRYDLIDQKKYLNNVFPAESTRGCPYNCDYCSVTTFYGHKYRFRPVDEVARDIRASGSRFIGFVDDNIAGKLEYSAELYSALIPLKIFWMSQVSIRLADDERVLALAARSGYRYAVIGIETLDKQNLEAVGKKNVNQVDEYVAKTKLFKKYGITVCTNLMFGFDNDTPETFTRTFDFVRRNCFMVNPYILTPYPGTRLYDRMEKDGRLLHKDYWRYTSYQTVFRPKGFTPPELDRQFMDFYRKCYDLPFIARRFYHGLSIKRPWGSFMTQVAVAINSLAVRYNLQRGILPYF